Within the Acidimicrobiales bacterium genome, the region TGCCGCCTCCTTGAGCTTGCGGATCAATGTGCGCTCGGGCGACAAGAAGGCGTTCTTGACGTACTGCTGGGTGATGGTCGAACCGCCCTGCAGCGAACCCGAGCTGCGGATGTCGGCCCACAGGGCTCTGGCAATTGCAACCGGGTCGACCCCCGGATGGTCGAGAAACCCCCTGTCCTCGGCAGAGATGACAGCGTCGACCAAGATCGGCGAGATCTCCTCGATGGTGAGGGGCACCCGGTTCTGCTCGCCGTGGAAACGGGCGATCTCCTCGCCGTCGCGATCGACCACGATCGTGGTCTGATCCGAAACGGCCGACGCGTCGGGCAGCTCGATGCGCCCGAGGATGTGGACGAAGCCGGCGACGGCGGCGATGAAGACCAAAAGGCCGTAGTAGAAGAGCCGTCGTACACGCCTGGCCATCGCCGACCCGCCGCGGCCAGAACGCGGCGCGCCCAGCTTGCTCTTGGCCATCGGGCTATCCGAGCACGATCCGACGCAGCAGGTGGTGCCAGCCGCAGGATGCGCAGACCTCGACCCGATACGCAGCGAAATCGCCAGACCGTTGGCGGTATCTATCCAGCTCGGTATCGGTGAGGGCGAGCTTGCCGCTGGCGGGCAGCCTGGGGCCGAACACGTAGTGGATCCAGGCGAGACCATCGAAGTCGCAAACCGGGCAGGCGCCACCGTCGGGGGTCTCACAGTTGCGGGCTACACGAACCAGCTCTGGATGTGCGTCGCAGACCTCGTGGCGCGCGATGCGGCCGGCCTCGAGGTCCGCCAGCAAGGCGCGTCTTTGCAATCGATAGTCGACGTCGCCGGTGCCCGAGGCGGCGTCGGTAGCTGCGATGCCGGGGTGGAAGACCACGGCGAGCAGGGTAGCGGCCTGCGCCCCGAACGCCAGGCCGCCCGCCTGCATGCCTCACAGATCGGTTTCGGCAGCTTCGAACCAGGCCAGGACCCGTCGCTCGAGTTCGGCGACCTCGTGTTCGCCCTCGTCGAGCCTCCACCTGCGCAACTCGTCCAGGACCGCGCCCACCTCGGGACCACCAGGCAGTCCCAGGAGCTTCATGACCTGGGCACCGGAGAGCTCTGGTCCCAGCCGCGTCAGATCTTCGCGGCGGGCGAGGCGTTCGACGGCGTCGACGAGCGACTTGGCGCTTTGATCATCGGCCACAGCAGCCACGCAAGCGGCAGCACTGGGCCAGTCGTCGCCGGCTTGTGCAACAACCCTGCGCGCCTCCGCATCCCGAGGCCGAGACGCGCTTACCCAGATCGCCGTGGCCAGTCCAAGCGATGCAGTTCGACGCTGATCAGAGCGTGAGTAACGCAAGCGCCTCAGGCACTCGACTATGGCTTCGGCGTCGCCGAAGCCCACGCCTCGACCGAAGAACACACACCGGCGGGCGAGGACGCGGTCTGCTCCGAATGCTGCGGGCACTGCATCGATCGAGTCGGCCAGGACAGCTACATCGAGACCCTCGTGGTCCACCCCCTCGAACAACCGGTCGAGCGCCCCCACCCTGGCCAGGAACCCGATGCCTACACCAGGGCGCTCGGCTGCCAGTAGTTTCTCGAACTCGTCGCGGACCCTCTCGGACGACACGATCGACAGACGATGGGCCAGATCGGTGGCCGCGGTTTCGAGCCCCGGATCGGGCACCAAACCAAGCCGAGCCATGAAGCGCGCCGCTCTCAGCACCCTCAGCGGATCGTCTGAGAAGGAGATTCTGGCGTCGACGGGAGTGCGCAGCACCCGCCGTTCTAGGTCGGCTGCGCCATTGAAGGGATCGACCAATAGACCCGTCACCACGTCGATCGCCATGGCGTTGACCGTGAAGTCACGCCTGGACAGATCGCTGCTGATGGCCGTCGAGAAGGTCACGGCGGGTTTGCGAGACGATGGGTCGTAAGCCTCCGATCGATGGGTGGTGATCTCGAAGTCGATTCCATCGAGTCGGCAACCGATGGTTCCGAAACGCTCGCCCTGACTCCAAACGTCGTCGGCGATGGGTGCCACGGCGGCCTTGATGTCGGCCGGCTGAGCATCGGTGGTGATGTCGATGTCGTGGGGTGGCTGACCCCCCAGGTGCAGATCTCGTACCAGCCCACCAACCACGTAGGCGCGGTGGCCCGCGTCGGTCAGTCGCTCGGCGACGGGCCTGGCCATC harbors:
- a CDS encoding CCA tRNA nucleotidyltransferase; this translates as MSDPAPGADAPQPTTRLDQTAVSRVLEMARPVAERLTDAGHRAYVVGGLVRDLHLGGQPPHDIDITTDAQPADIKAAVAPIADDVWSQGERFGTIGCRLDGIDFEITTHRSEAYDPSSRKPAVTFSTAISSDLSRRDFTVNAMAIDVVTGLLVDPFNGAADLERRVLRTPVDARISFSDDPLRVLRAARFMARLGLVPDPGLETAATDLAHRLSIVSSERVRDEFEKLLAAERPGVGIGFLARVGALDRLFEGVDHEGLDVAVLADSIDAVPAAFGADRVLARRCVFFGRGVGFGDAEAIVECLRRLRYSRSDQRRTASLGLATAIWVSASRPRDAEARRVVAQAGDDWPSAAACVAAVADDQSAKSLVDAVERLARREDLTRLGPELSGAQVMKLLGLPGGPEVGAVLDELRRWRLDEGEHEVAELERRVLAWFEAAETDL
- a CDS encoding DUF5318 family protein, yielding MVFHPGIAATDAASGTGDVDYRLQRRALLADLEAGRIARHEVCDAHPELVRVARNCETPDGGACPVCDFDGLAWIHYVFGPRLPASGKLALTDTELDRYRQRSGDFAAYRVEVCASCGWHHLLRRIVLG